From Streptomyces sp. TLI_235, a single genomic window includes:
- a CDS encoding pectate lyase-like protein, whose product MSRSIRGAAARRAGVPQRRTAAVLAAVTAVTVGYAGPAAADTGAVVTRAGLAPALLAGRGADLGMAEQEAENARSNGAVIGPDRTAYTLPSEASGRSAVKLTPGQYVEFTLPAAANAITVRYSIPDAPNGGGITAPLDVTVNGRNRSTMTLTSQYSWLYNQYPFSNDPQAGLLHPDWWITECSCVPSATTPAPEIAKPFRPSHFYDEQRLLLGRTHKAGDTVRLTVPAGSKAAWTVVDLLDSELVGAPHLNLAAADVLAFGADPTGRRDSADAIDRAIAFARRTHLPVYLPPGIFQVNRHIVVDDVTIEGAGSWYTVVKGHEVDLATPAPDGSVHTGVGFYGKDAAAGGSRNVHLSGFAIEGDVRERIDTDQVNGVGGAMSDSTVEGLYIHHTKVGLWFDGPMKNLEVTRNVITDQIADGLNFHTGVTDSVVSHNLVRNTGDDGLAMWSEKTADARNTFDHNTVQSPVLANGIAIYGGGDNTVSRNLVADPVREGSAIHLGSRFGAEPFTGHLWITDNTTVRSGTHELNWNIGLGAIWFYALEKDIAADVRVTGDHFLDSTYNAVMVVADWPVKDLYKVTGLHFKDIRVDGTGTSVLSARAAGSADFENVDARNVGAVGVNNCGTFHFTPAGSEFSVTDLGGNDGGGTTGAWLAPWELPNTITCDNRPPVVAPPAPSAW is encoded by the coding sequence ATGTCACGGAGCATCAGAGGAGCTGCGGCACGCCGGGCCGGCGTGCCGCAGCGACGGACCGCGGCGGTGCTGGCGGCGGTGACCGCGGTCACGGTGGGCTACGCCGGCCCGGCCGCCGCCGACACCGGGGCCGTCGTGACGCGGGCGGGACTGGCACCCGCCCTGCTCGCCGGCCGCGGCGCCGACCTCGGAATGGCCGAGCAGGAGGCGGAGAACGCCCGGAGCAACGGCGCCGTGATCGGCCCGGACCGCACCGCCTACACCCTGCCCTCGGAGGCCTCCGGCCGCTCCGCGGTGAAGCTGACGCCCGGTCAGTACGTCGAGTTCACCCTGCCCGCGGCGGCGAACGCGATCACCGTGCGCTACAGCATCCCGGACGCCCCGAACGGCGGCGGCATCACCGCGCCGCTCGACGTCACGGTGAACGGCCGCAACCGCAGCACCATGACGCTGACCTCGCAGTACTCCTGGCTCTACAACCAGTACCCGTTCAGCAACGACCCGCAGGCCGGGCTGCTGCACCCCGACTGGTGGATCACCGAGTGCTCCTGCGTGCCGAGCGCCACCACCCCGGCGCCGGAGATCGCCAAGCCGTTCCGGCCCAGCCACTTCTACGACGAGCAGCGCCTGCTGCTCGGCCGCACCCACAAGGCCGGCGACACCGTCCGGCTGACCGTCCCGGCCGGCAGCAAGGCCGCCTGGACGGTGGTCGACCTGCTCGACTCCGAGCTCGTCGGCGCCCCGCACCTGAACCTCGCAGCCGCCGACGTGCTGGCCTTCGGCGCCGACCCGACCGGCCGCCGCGACTCCGCGGACGCCATCGACCGGGCGATCGCCTTCGCCCGCCGCACGCACCTGCCGGTCTACCTGCCGCCGGGCATCTTCCAGGTCAACCGGCACATCGTGGTCGACGACGTGACGATCGAGGGCGCCGGCAGCTGGTACACCGTCGTCAAGGGCCACGAGGTGGACCTCGCCACCCCGGCCCCGGACGGCTCGGTGCACACCGGCGTCGGCTTCTACGGCAAGGACGCCGCCGCGGGCGGCAGCCGCAACGTCCACCTGTCCGGCTTCGCGATCGAGGGCGACGTCCGCGAGCGGATCGACACCGACCAGGTGAACGGCGTCGGCGGCGCGATGAGCGACTCCACCGTCGAGGGCCTGTACATCCACCACACCAAGGTGGGCCTCTGGTTCGACGGCCCGATGAAGAACCTCGAGGTCACCCGCAATGTGATCACCGACCAGATCGCCGACGGCCTGAACTTCCACACCGGCGTCACCGACTCGGTGGTCTCCCACAACCTCGTCCGCAACACCGGCGACGACGGCCTCGCCATGTGGTCGGAGAAGACCGCGGACGCCCGCAACACCTTCGACCACAACACCGTGCAATCGCCGGTGCTGGCCAACGGCATCGCGATCTACGGCGGCGGCGACAACACCGTTTCCCGCAACCTGGTCGCGGACCCCGTCCGCGAGGGCAGCGCGATCCACCTCGGCTCCCGCTTCGGCGCCGAGCCGTTCACCGGCCACCTGTGGATCACCGACAACACCACCGTCCGCTCCGGCACCCACGAGCTGAACTGGAACATCGGCCTCGGCGCGATCTGGTTCTACGCGCTGGAGAAGGACATCGCCGCGGACGTCCGGGTGACCGGGGACCACTTCCTCGACAGCACCTACAACGCGGTGATGGTGGTCGCCGACTGGCCGGTGAAGGACCTCTACAAGGTGACCGGCCTGCACTTCAAGGACATCCGGGTGGACGGCACCGGCACCTCGGTGCTCAGCGCCCGCGCGGCCGGCTCCGCGGACTTCGAGAACGTGGACGCCCGCAACGTCGGCGCGGTCGGCGTCAACAACTGCGGCACCTTCCACTTCACCCCGGCCGGTTCGGAGTTCTCGGTGACCGACCTCGGCGGCAACGACGGCGGCGGCACCACCGGCGCCTGGCTCGCCCCGTGGGAGCTGCCCAACACCATCACCTGCGACAACCGCCCGCCGGTGGTGGCCCCGCCCGCGCCGTCCGCCTGGTGA